In Polyangiaceae bacterium, a single genomic region encodes these proteins:
- a CDS encoding DUF1624 domain-containing protein, whose amino-acid sequence MRYLSIDILRTVAIFVMVQVHFVGNLSGFHHPGPAGFGAPLFAFLLGVSYFLWLENPRVRKTKDSEISKISIRRGLFLFGVGILFNVFVWLPEDAFIWDILTFLGVGLIVLNGARKLPSSILLMICAVIFVISPTLRVLTEYPAYWTSNTFDFDLTLSDVLLGFLVNGYFPIFPWIVYPIVGFVVTSRLMPPDTTCPPATLNRLTYIGVGLLGAWIAATLLRPHSPSIVQNIWLEGWRMFPASVEYMLGTLGLAITAFTLLHRWVDATSVIPKDSKLAQVFTIFGPRALSVYVLHHLVHIWPLWIYGMVTGPEPTAHWQKALPITVSWPLAFVFLGLCYWLLQWMTRTGKPGMETLMRWLCD is encoded by the coding sequence ATGCGCTATTTGTCGATCGACATCCTCCGCACCGTGGCCATTTTCGTCATGGTGCAGGTGCATTTCGTGGGAAACCTTTCGGGGTTTCACCATCCGGGCCCGGCCGGCTTCGGGGCGCCACTCTTCGCTTTTCTCCTGGGTGTCAGCTACTTTTTGTGGCTCGAGAATCCGCGCGTGCGCAAAACGAAGGATTCAGAGATCAGCAAGATCTCCATTCGTCGCGGGTTGTTTTTGTTCGGCGTGGGTATCCTGTTCAATGTCTTCGTCTGGCTCCCCGAGGACGCGTTCATCTGGGACATTTTGACGTTTCTCGGCGTGGGGTTGATCGTCCTGAATGGTGCCCGCAAATTGCCGAGCTCCATTCTGTTGATGATATGCGCCGTGATCTTCGTCATCAGTCCCACTCTACGAGTTCTCACTGAATACCCTGCGTACTGGACGAGCAACACGTTCGATTTCGATCTGACGCTGTCCGACGTGCTGTTGGGCTTCCTCGTCAATGGGTATTTCCCAATCTTTCCGTGGATTGTTTATCCCATTGTGGGGTTCGTGGTTACTTCGCGCTTGATGCCCCCCGATACCACTTGCCCGCCCGCCACGCTCAATCGATTGACGTATATCGGCGTTGGTCTGCTCGGAGCGTGGATCGCGGCGACGTTGCTTCGTCCTCATAGCCCGTCGATTGTGCAAAACATCTGGCTCGAAGGCTGGAGGATGTTTCCGGCATCCGTCGAGTACATGCTGGGCACTCTGGGCCTAGCCATCACGGCGTTTACGCTGCTGCATCGTTGGGTCGACGCCACTTCCGTCATTCCCAAAGACAGCAAACTCGCGCAGGTCTTTACGATATTTGGTCCGCGCGCCCTTTCGGTCTATGTGTTGCACCATTTGGTCCACATCTGGCCGCTCTGGATTTATGGCATGGTCACGGGGCCCGAGCCGACCGCGCATTGGCAGAAAGCATTGCCAATCACGGTATCCTGGCCGTTGGCCTTCGTATTTCTCGGGCTCTGCTACTGGCTCCTGCAATGGATGACACGAACCGGTAAGCCCGGAATGGAGACACTGATGCGCTGGCTTTGCGATTGA